One genomic segment of Nocardia spumae includes these proteins:
- a CDS encoding dihydrofolate reductase family protein: MSRHPRVRVDLLNVSLDGYAAGNTITLDEPIGGAGELFGAFDGRVIAGIHNADAPITADRTFTSVWGQGVGVEIMGRGKFGPQRGPWPSDGWRGWWGDEPPFRTPVVVLTHHAHEPISFENGTSFHFLDADAAGALDYARELAAGGDIRIGGGPSTVRQFLESDLIDFMHLAIVPVVVGSGTPLWDGLGKIHERFDIESVATPNGVVHQFWNRRGRSGE, encoded by the coding sequence ATGTCGCGTCACCCCAGAGTCCGAGTCGACCTGCTCAACGTTTCGCTGGATGGTTACGCCGCCGGCAACACCATCACTCTCGACGAGCCGATCGGGGGCGCGGGCGAGTTGTTCGGGGCATTCGACGGCAGGGTCATCGCCGGCATCCACAACGCGGACGCGCCGATCACGGCTGATCGCACATTCACCAGCGTCTGGGGACAAGGTGTCGGCGTGGAGATCATGGGGCGCGGCAAGTTCGGGCCGCAGCGCGGTCCCTGGCCCTCGGATGGTTGGCGTGGCTGGTGGGGCGACGAACCGCCGTTCCGTACCCCTGTCGTGGTTCTCACCCACCACGCCCATGAACCGATCAGCTTCGAGAACGGGACCTCATTCCACTTCCTCGACGCCGATGCCGCCGGGGCGCTCGATTACGCGCGGGAACTCGCCGCCGGCGGCGACATCCGCATCGGTGGTGGGCCGTCGACCGTGCGCCAATTCCTCGAATCGGACCTCATCGACTTCATGCACCTGGCCATCGTGCCCGTGGTGGTAGGCAGTGGAACCCCGCTGTGGGACGGGCTCGGCAAGATCCACGAGCGATTCGACATCGAATCCGTGGCAACGCCGAACGGGGTTGTGCATCAGTTCTGGAACCGCCGTGGACGCAGCGGCGAATAA
- a CDS encoding DUF397 domain-containing protein, giving the protein MSVDLSGEQWRKSSYSESNSQCVEVAWLTNGTVGVRDSKNPGGPALVFAPDEWDAFNAGLKAGRLREL; this is encoded by the coding sequence GTGAGTGTTGATTTATCGGGTGAGCAGTGGCGTAAGAGCAGCTACAGCGAATCCAATTCTCAATGTGTAGAGGTCGCTTGGCTCACCAATGGCACTGTTGGTGTTCGTGATTCGAAGAATCCGGGCGGACCGGCGCTGGTCTTCGCGCCAGATGAGTGGGATGCATTCAACGCGGGTCTGAAGGCAGGACGGCTCCGCGAGCTGTAA
- a CDS encoding dihydrofolate reductase family protein yields the protein MTVRVDLNISLDGFATTTDQTPENPMGEDWSRLVGAYTATRTFRERVLHDTSGEGTTGVDDRYAQAYFAEVGAEIMGAGMFGLHNFPDDPEWKGWWGDEPPFHVPVFVLTHTAPRPSIEMAGGTTFHFLTATPEEALDRARAAAGDKDIRVGGGVTVVREFLEAGLIDQLHVAVAPILLGRGARLWDDLRGLESRYDVEAETAESGTTHLTFRR from the coding sequence ATGACTGTCCGGGTGGACCTCAACATCTCCCTCGACGGATTCGCCACCACAACGGATCAGACGCCCGAAAACCCGATGGGCGAGGACTGGTCACGGTTGGTCGGCGCCTACACCGCGACGCGCACGTTTCGCGAAAGAGTCCTCCACGACACCTCGGGCGAAGGCACCACCGGGGTCGACGACCGATACGCGCAGGCGTACTTCGCCGAGGTCGGCGCGGAAATCATGGGTGCGGGAATGTTCGGGTTGCACAACTTCCCCGACGATCCCGAGTGGAAAGGCTGGTGGGGGGACGAACCGCCATTCCATGTCCCGGTTTTCGTGCTGACCCACACCGCGCCGCGGCCATCCATCGAGATGGCCGGTGGTACGACCTTCCATTTCCTCACCGCGACCCCCGAAGAGGCGCTCGATCGCGCGCGTGCCGCCGCCGGAGACAAGGACATTCGCGTCGGCGGTGGCGTAACCGTCGTGCGTGAATTCCTCGAAGCCGGGCTCATCGATCAACTGCACGTCGCCGTCGCGCCCATCCTCCTCGGCCGTGGCGCACGTCTGTGGGATGACCTGCGCGGTCTGGAGTCGCGCTATGACGTCGAGGCCGAGACCGCCGAGAGCGGTACGACGCACCTGACCTTCCGTAGGTGA
- a CDS encoding ESX secretion-associated protein EspG, giving the protein MERDRLPYPTWNALRATDEADLTRQRREAIDSLRPRVDDDFARLIGTLTEPQVRLHVHGRLGPDPDNPVTQLRGYAGFGPSSAAVAIQDPDPEPGVSGDVSVSLCTHVQALGLLAGMLPEVPAGRHELGGLKSELDLEPESLGWQRRPTLRESMNTFLARPRTGWGEVLCYPGRFLDNRTDGVQGFVWMDFPGDGRYYIHQDPAGYTIQPMNHDGFVNHARVLARRVRELGTRHARV; this is encoded by the coding sequence ATGGAACGCGACCGCCTGCCGTACCCGACCTGGAATGCGTTGCGCGCCACCGATGAAGCGGATCTGACTCGTCAGCGGCGCGAAGCCATCGACAGCCTGCGCCCGCGCGTGGACGACGACTTCGCCCGGCTCATCGGCACGCTCACCGAGCCGCAGGTCCGGTTGCATGTGCACGGCCGCCTCGGCCCCGACCCCGACAACCCCGTTACCCAGCTGCGCGGTTACGCCGGTTTCGGCCCGTCCAGTGCAGCGGTCGCCATCCAGGACCCCGACCCGGAACCCGGTGTGAGCGGCGATGTTTCGGTCAGCCTGTGCACGCACGTGCAAGCTTTGGGCCTGCTCGCGGGCATGCTCCCCGAAGTTCCGGCGGGCCGCCACGAACTGGGCGGGCTCAAGTCCGAACTCGACCTCGAGCCCGAGTCCCTCGGCTGGCAACGGCGGCCCACGCTCCGGGAAAGCATGAACACATTCCTCGCCCGCCCCCGCACCGGCTGGGGCGAAGTCCTGTGCTACCCGGGCAGATTCCTCGACAATCGCACCGACGGCGTGCAGGGCTTCGTGTGGATGGACTTCCCCGGCGACGGCCGCTACTACATCCACCAGGACCCCGCCGGCTACACCATCCAACCCATGAACCATGACGGATTCGTCAACCACGCCCGCGTCCTCGCGCGCCGAGTCCGAGAGCTCGGAACACGGCACGCACGCGTCTGA
- a CDS encoding helix-turn-helix domain-containing protein, with protein MSGSQSATLLRRQLGRFLRERRLEAGLTIAQAAHEVQLSTAALQRMETGRPQKLRKQDVRELCELYDVDSDETGRAIGLAAKAADNPDITALGGMFSNAFNMYVGMEAAARSLVSYQAVVPGLLQTTDYARALIGSYPGYVQEEVDRRVEVRLKRQKILTRKANPVRLEVLLSESALRQVVGTHRVMSAQLRELAEAGKRPNVTIRVHPYRAGFPWGIVPSQFVIIEFGTNATGEAVEPPVVYLDGGMSSDIYLENEDDVRKYHELVEIIRHTALDETSTRNLLRQVAREHDGEC; from the coding sequence ATGTCAGGGAGTCAATCCGCAACGTTGCTCCGCCGTCAGCTCGGGAGATTTCTTCGCGAGCGCCGCCTGGAGGCCGGGCTGACCATCGCGCAGGCCGCGCACGAGGTTCAGCTCAGCACTGCGGCATTACAACGGATGGAGACCGGTCGACCTCAGAAGCTTCGCAAGCAGGATGTCCGCGAACTGTGCGAGCTGTACGACGTGGACAGCGATGAGACAGGTCGGGCTATCGGCCTCGCTGCGAAGGCCGCGGACAACCCGGACATCACGGCGCTAGGTGGCATGTTCAGCAACGCCTTCAACATGTACGTCGGAATGGAAGCGGCGGCGCGGAGCCTGGTTTCATACCAGGCCGTGGTGCCGGGGTTGCTCCAGACCACCGATTACGCGCGGGCTCTCATCGGCTCTTATCCCGGCTACGTACAGGAGGAAGTCGACCGCCGGGTCGAGGTCCGCTTGAAGCGGCAGAAGATCCTGACCAGGAAGGCGAATCCTGTTCGACTGGAGGTTCTGCTGAGTGAATCCGCCCTACGACAGGTTGTCGGCACACATCGTGTGATGAGCGCCCAGCTACGAGAACTGGCCGAGGCGGGCAAGCGGCCGAATGTCACGATACGAGTCCATCCATACCGCGCCGGATTTCCCTGGGGGATCGTGCCGAGCCAGTTCGTCATCATCGAATTCGGAACGAACGCCACCGGTGAGGCCGTGGAACCGCCTGTGGTCTACCTCGATGGGGGGATGAGCAGCGATATCTACCTCGAAAACGAAGACGACGTGCGGAAGTACCATGAACTGGTCGAGATCATCCGGCACACCGCGCTGGACGAGACGAGCACGCGAAACCTGCTACGGCAGGTGGCAAGGGAGCACGACGGTGAGTGTTGA